The sequence below is a genomic window from Salminus brasiliensis chromosome 6, fSalBra1.hap2, whole genome shotgun sequence.
TTGCACCATGTAAAGGCTTCGTTCTATTTGTATATTAACTAAACAACACTTACATTTAAGCAATATCATCAATGCTGAAACCCAAAGGAGCTGACAGAGGAGAATCATGTAGTATTAAGGAGTACATTTTGTTAGCATTAGCCCCAAGTAGCCAGATAGGGCTTATAATTAACTTTTAACATATACTTTTTTCCCTAGTAGCAGAAAATCACTCAGGTTAATTTTCTTTAAGGACTGTAACTAAATTTGTGCCCTTACTCTATATGGAaggtatttggacatatgcacattcattgtttcttccgaaatcaagagtATAAAAAGAGttactcctgcttttgttggagtaactgtctttactgtgcagagaaggctttctactagatttctgaGCATTGCTAGGCTTtctgtgacaagagcattagcgagatcaagatgttggatgatcatcaccccaccttatccccaactgccctgttcatccaaaaagtattggatggagcaccatcattccagagaacacactgtttATGTTAACTGTGTATCTGCTCTGAGTCCAATTGGCGATATTTCTCTAAagggagtctgtgtgtgtgcatttgtacagtgctcattattattattattattattattattataactttgATACACACAGCTtctttacagttacagttttgATATTGCACATTTAAGTGCTGTCCTTTTcaaatacattacatttttagTCTTGATTTGCCTTTAATTAACTTTAActaaaatgtattgttttgaCATAAACAGAATTTCACTATTGCACCATTTAAAAAGAAACCAGAAATCCATATGTTTGACACTCACCTCTCTGTAAGGATAAAAGCTCCATCTTTAAGGACAGGTAATTTCCTTATAATGCTGACTTTTCCAAATCCTTCACCATAATTTTCACCTGTTTGTTAACATAAATTAAGTGCCATGATCTTTAGACACATGcactaactcacacacacaagtatGCACACAAAGTCACACTTTTAGgccacagagacaaaaagaagataCTTTAAGATACTACAGTATACTATAAATGTTACATACCACAAGCACAACACTACATCACAATTGTCTCTTTTAAAACCATAACAAGAAAATTATTTTTGTAGTCTACCTGAAGCGAGATCCACTGCTTTGAATTCAAAAGGAATGTTTGCGAGCTTAGCAAATGTGTAGACAGAGCGACAAGGCTGAGAGTGCAGGTCAAGATATAGTTCCAGTGCCATTGTAACACAGGTCGTACTGCCCATCAAAGAATTAAGAGTATGTCATTTGACTTTGGGTCACTTCTTTTATGCAGAAAGCTccaccccctcctccacccCTGCAGAAGACTCTGGAGAGCAAGGGTGAAATGTTCTGGCTGTATCTAGTTATTTTTGCTGAGAGATAATGACTAAATAACACTTTGTGTACACTTTGCTATGTAGGGCTGTTCTCTTGCACTTATCAGGAATGGTTGTGAACAGGTGTAGAATAGTGTGTAGCAGTACTGTCCTCCATATGGCAGACTGGAGTTTGATTCCCCAGCTGGCTAAGTACCCTGTTACGCTAATTCTAATTAATTtctaattttataataattctaAACTCTAACTTCACCAATGGAGTTGGGCAAGACTCGATACATTCACCTTGTTTAACAGAATTCAAATGTgagtggctctggataagagtgtcagccaaAATACTATTTCATTTGTAACTTTAAGTCTGTATGATTGATACACATTTAGATTTAATAAAGTGAAAACTATTAGGGTCATTTCAGcaatattaaagcaacattatgctgcatttataccttaaaatagcagttttaAAATCATTGTGACGCTCAACTgatgttgctactctgggctcagcacACTACTAACTGCACTCTGTTACTTTAGACAGGACTATCCTTACaacaactgtgtaacactgcatcaTATTTCCGCAAAGCGCAAATCATACTTCCTGGCTgtaaggggagcccaggagcaagaaacaccaattcttgcataatgctacTTTAAACAAGCCTATCATCAGCTGACATCTCCCAGACCTTTGTGGAAGACTAAACTTCCACAAATTGAGTGCTCAATTGTAATTTAATTGCAACTGTACAAGGTGAAAATGGTCTTTAGAATAGACTCTGTGTTATATTAGCAATATAATCATTCATTttaacattaattaaaatctTACTAGAAGAATCTGCATCACTAGCTGGATTTTCAACCTCTTTGGGGTGCACACCAGTGTTGAAAAAGTGTGGTTTAGAGGTAAAGAAATGTCCACTTGCTTTAACAAAAGGAGGAGCATGTATGAGGCTCCCTCCTTAAAGTAGGGGTGTCCAATCTTATCCATAAATAACTGGTTTTCTTTTGAACTATGCAGGTCCGGCCATTTGTGGTAAAGATTGGACACTCCCTGTTTAAGTAATTGTAACATTGACTGACACTTTCTTGTcctgtgtttatatttatttgtttgtgttcttctttgtttgtgttttggtttTCTGCTCCACCCCATCACTATCACTATCCTCACCAGTTCTCATTCTGTTGTCCTCCATTTCATTGTGTTTCCTTTTACCTGTATTACTCATAGCTACATGTCTCAGGTCTGGGAACGGGCCCCAGGTCTGGCATCAGCCACTGACCATGCATCCTCAGCCAATGTGGCTGTCCAGTTCCTTGCACCAAGGCCTTTGCCCAGCTCAGTGACTGAGCTTGTGATTTCCTCATAGCACTGCCTAGAAATATCTCTCGACCAGCTGGTACACTGCAGTTGCCTTGCCAGTGGTCTCATTACAGTGGTGCCATTACAAACCACAAAGTCACATGTCACACTGCTCACCAGGGGCTCTTAATAGAGGCACTTGCCTTTCAGAAATGGGTGCCTGCCCCTTAGAAAAGGCACCTCATAACATCTCCTGTACAGTAAACCAGTGACTTTCGCACAGTACTGGGCTATGCTAACCAGTGGCACATTGTAACTTTTCTTTCAGCCATCAAGGCCTGTGAAAAGTGACAGCGAAGATTTAAGGACTTTGTAAGAATGTTGATAGTTTAGTTAGTAAGATGATTTTATTGTTGGTTACATGATTCTAAACAAGTAGCTCAGCTGTTAGCAAAAAGCCATGCCAGAATGCCAGAACAgtatggacacacagacacagggtATTGAGGACATAATTGTGCTAAGCATTGAGTGAATATCAATAAATAATGTCTGTTTAAACTTGAATATAGCAAACCCTTCCCTAGTCAGCATCTGCTGCTCTGGCCAACACCAGTGGCACCAGCCATTTCCATCTTCGGCATCTGCCTCCCAGGAGTAACTATAGCCaacaccagcagcaccagcCATTTACACTTTTGGCATCTGCCTCCCAGGAGTGACAAAAGCCATCATCAGTGGCACCAGCCATTTTTACCATCAGTATCTGCCACTTAGGAGTGGTACAAGTTGATGCCAGTGGCACCAGCCATTTATACTATCAGCATCTATAGGTGGATAGCAACCCATACTCATCatactatataacattaaaatctaCGTAATACACAACCATTATTACCTGTAATCTGTTATTTTGTTGCCGTAATGGAGTATACTTTTTGTCCTAGAAGAATTCATGGGAAAAAGCCCTTGAACCACAGCCTTGCTGTCTCCCAAAACTGAATACAAGAACAGTCATGAGACTTTGCCAAACCTCTTTTGTGCTGCACTCATTtccccagtaaaaaaaaaaaacttcagcaATCAGCAGTGTTTACAGTTAGTCTGTCAGAACCCATACAGTATTTAGCAAAGTTGTCCTGAATATCATGACTAAAACTTGGTTATGGTTTTACAAAGGGCACCTACTGGCATGTGGCACTTTACACCTACTGGAATATGGCATTTGTGCATGGCATGTACCACTTTACAAATGCCATCTACTTTTTCAAATAGAACCTACTGGCATGTGCCACTTCATAAATGGCACCTATGTCCTATACACCTATGGGCGACAGTTGGCTGAACTGAAGCAAAGGAAGTTCATGAGACCAGAGGCACAGTGTCAAGCTCCTGCAGGGGACCGTGTCACGTGCCTTCGGCAAGAGAATGGGAGGGACTTCCCCATTTAGGCAGACAACAGAAGCACGAGTCCCACTCAAACCAGCTGAAAATACTGGACATTTCACTAAACTTTAGCAACTATTTCTCAGTGATTACTGTAAATTTGTGTCAGTTTTTGTTTGGTTAGGGTGTGTCCAGCTGGCTGTTAGGACATACTTGCAAAGGCCGCTGCTGCAGTTGCCTCAGGAGACGGGGGTGCGGTTAGGTGGATGatgcaaaacacacagcagacaggaaatgtgacatttttaaatttttattgACTTAAATAGATGGCCCCATAAATGATTTTTGACGAAATCCTCTCTCAAAATAAAGCTTCTCTCGGTAAAAAGGCGACAGCTGTGCGGTAAAGTCTGGCTTTCTAAACGCACCAATGGCGTCACCGTGCGCACTGCTACGCGCTTACGTCATTACCGcataaacaacaacacagaAGGAAGCAAGATGGTGTACGTGTCTAATGGTGAGTGGCAGCAGCGAAAAACTGTACGACATCAGGATTGAATTGTCTTTTAAACACATATAAAACATGTACTTCTACATGTAGATACTACAATACTAAACCTTTTCATCACCCTGTTTAACGGATTAGAGTCGCATGCGATTGCTTAGCGTTAGCCTGATAGCTTCGCCATGGCTATTTGCTCACTGGTGTGAGGTTCAGTGTATGGCACTGGCTGTGTTGTTTATAAAGCTGGTAGACGTTTTCTTTTATCTGTCGGCCTGTTTAATTGGGTAAACGTAGCTACATCTTAACTTACCTCAGGGGTAAAGAAaagttagcttgctagctagctgcCGTCATTGCTGACCTGGCACAAATCAAGTTAGCTATAGCTAACatcaactagctagctagctgttggGTAATGTAGCTAAGATTGTATGAGCTGGGTAATGTATGATTGAATACAAACATAGGCATGTTCCCTGTACGCCTGTGCCAATGAACTTGTCCTCGAgggattattttatatatttggtgcattcataaatatttcaaataGTCTGTGTTGTTGGaactgtagctagctagctagtgtttcTGTATGTATGAGCTAACCGTTTAGGATTTCACAAGCCATCATCAGCCGTACAAAAAGATTTGAGTTGAGGTTTTGGCAGGTATGAACACTCACGTTCAACGGATAAGGAAAGTGAGATTTGCTGTGGCAAAGCTGCACTGTTGTGCAACATGGTCTGTGGTGGTCCCCAGCTGGGTAGATTAGCTAGCTACTACTGGTACGGGGCTAAACCACGTAAACATTGATCTGTATGTAGCTAGCTGCTTACTTTGGAGCTTTATTAGTATGGTATCGCGTTAGCTTACATAGAACTtgacatatttattttatttatttttatttatttatttcaggtCAAGTCCTGGACAGCAGGACCCAGTCACCATGGAGATTATCTTTCTTTAGCGACCTCTTTTGGGGCGTAGTGGAGTTTATCGGCCTGTTGTAAGTATTGGCTCTTTATATTTTTGTACACTGATTGGGATTGTCAACAACAGAGGTTAATAGATTAGTTTACAATCatcaatacaaataaaaagtatttagttccataaagtaatgtaaagaaGTATGAGTAGCTACTAAAACAGCCCAAGTTGGAATAAAAGCTTGTCAGTATTGCACATCATCTACACTGGAAAGTCTAAGTAAATCTCTTGAATCTGTTATCATGATGACAATGTCATGTCATTTTGCTTTAAAgtaaaagaggggaaaaaaagcttgAAAGTAAGAGTTGTGAACAACAACAGCAGTGCGCTCCACCTGCAGAACAGAGTGACATTAAACACATTTGACTTGTGTATCAGCATTTACATAACTGCATAGATAGTTGGCACTATGTATGCATTTTAACTGTGAATACTTGTGATCTGTTGCACTCCAGCTTCCAGACCCTTGTCCAACCAGATTTGTCCAAAAATGGCAATTCAGGCTCATCATCACGCTTCAGCGATGGCAGAGGGTAAGTCCCAGAAGGGCAAACCGAAAAAGAAAGCACCAAAATAATACTGCTTTTGGGTTTCACCCAACACCTGTTTGTTTCGAATATGTTTATGCTTGGCCCAGAACAGACTGCAACAGAGGCAAGATGCCAAATATGACACATCAGAATAACGCTGCTTGAGATTCTTACAAAGGCATTCATGCAGCAAAGAAAGATCTTAGATTGGATAAGAGGGCTATGATATTTCATCATTAGCAACACATGAGTCTGATGTGGTTGTTCTCCTTTAGGCCTCCTGGATTCCCTAGTCGGAGACGCATGGGCAGAATAAACCACGGTGGAGGCCCCAGTCCTCCTCCAATGGGTggtggaggatgaggaaggTGGGCGAAGTAGATCAGCACACACTGAATGTCATATGTCCCTCAGtactgatttgtatttacaatcCAGCAATTTATACATGATTATTTATAAAGAAAATAGCTTTATTTTGTGCACTTTCTCTGTGTTCCCTAAATACTGCTGCCCACTGCAAATGAAACAAACAAGCTATTGTGTCTAAGTTTACTAGATATTTTTGTTcttcaaaataatgagaaatgttTTGTGAAATTTGTTGTTTTGTGCATTTGGTCAAAGTGAACAGGGTTTAAGGCTCCCTGATTCAAAAGATAAAACTTTGAGTTTTGTTGCACACAGCTTCAATATCTGCAACCTTGTTTGAGATGCTATTGGAGCTTCTTACTcaacaaagcaaaaaaatgcatatatttgttgagatttgttttatttgctggGACATAGCTGATCTGCCTGCTTTGTTGTTGCCCCACCGACTACCTGCTCGTTTAGGTCGAGTGTGGAGATGTCCCGATCCAGTTATATTGCCCCCCTGATCGAACCACTGTCTTAATGCTGAATATCGACCAGTATGAACCTTATtcgatctttgtgtttatatagaTAATACAACCACACAGTTTGGAAAAGATGAGCTGCTAAATAATACTGAAATAAAATCCCATTTTTTTATAGCAAGTTTttttataatgagacattctggactgattgatttactTTAGTAAATATCTTATAGTTCcggtctgactctcctccctggcCATTTAGCTTCCTGTTTCTttgaaacactgcagtcagcCCCAATAGTTTcagatattttattttcatgttccactgtactTACTTacttccacactgcagactgtcCCAAATCCTGTTCCAGTGGATCAGAGTGGGACATTCCTAGTCAAGTGTGTTCATGGGTGGataaaatgttgttgttgttgttgttgttgttgttttttgtctaAAACGTTTTGTAATACCCCacttttttacacatttaaatttGTAGACAAATTTGTACAAATCAGTAAACACCTTTACTTTAAAAGAGACCAGTAAAGGAGAGTTTTTGTTAGAACTGACTAGGCAAGTTTAAAGGAGTAATTGTTGCACTGGTTTGGCATAACAATGCTCTTTGCGGTTTGGTGTCTAGAATAATGATCCATTTTCAtatacttttctttttcttcctttttgtcCACAGGTAAACGCCTGCACTTTGATGCAGGCGTAGAAGGGTGTGATGTGTACATCAACGGCTGCACACTGAATATATAAGCTCCCCAAAGCTGGGAGGCTGATCAGTGGTGATATCTTATGTGAACACACCAAGGCACTTCACACTCTTCACCTTCAGGCTGCTTCTGCATTGCAGATTCTTGATGCTACTCTGGGAATTCCTATCATTAGGGGCCGGAGTGGTTGAACTCAGCAGTCGTGctccactttttcctttttgtcacttttgttcctctgtttaataaagtaaaagaCTGCAGAATGATGGATTAtgtatgggtttttttttagaactgTATGTTACAGttaacatgttaaaataaaGTTGAAATATGCAATAGTTGATTGTTGAtgtctttaatttttttgttcACACCTTTCATTTTTCTTTGCTGTAGTATAGGTGCAGTTTAAGTTACATTTGTTTATGTAAGTAGTTTAAATATTAAAGGTCCCAGTTAAAGGACAGTTACCTCAGCTTTAGTTTCAGGCCTGATGTAACACATTTGATTCTGGTAAGGAAGCTCTTCAGGAatgtatggaaaaaaaaaataaaataaatatatatatatatatatatataaagggcaacgacccagcagcaggaccgctacctccgcctttgtgcaaggaggaacaggaagagcactgccagagccctgcaaaatgacctccagcaggccacaaatgtgcatgtgtctgcacaaactgactccatgaggatggtatgagggcccgacgtccacaaATGAGGGTTGTGCTCACAGTCCAACAGGACGCACggcgcttggcatttgccagagaacaccaggattggcaaattctcCACTggtgccctgtgctcttcacagataaaagcaggttcacactgagcacatgtgacagacgtgacagagtctggagacgccgtggagagtgatctgctgcctgcaacatccttcagcatgaccggtttggcagtagatcagtaatggtgtggggcggcatttctttggagggccacatagccctccatgtgctatctgccattaggtactgagatgagatcctcagaccccttgtgagaccatatgctggtgcggttggccctgggttcctcctaatgcaggacaatgctagacctcatgtggctggagtgtgtcagcagttcctgcaagataaaggcattgaagctatggactgccccgcccgttccccagacctgaatccaattgagcacatctgggacatcacgtctcgctccatccaccgtcacgttgcaccacagactgtccaggagttggcggatgctttagtccaggtctgggaggagatccctcaggagaccatccgccacctcatcaggagcatgcccaggcattgtagggaggtcatacaggcacgtggaggccacacacaatactgagcatcattttgacttgttttaaggacattacatcaaagttggatcagcctgtagtgtgtttttctctctctgcactttaattttgtgtgtgactccaaatccaggcccctattggttaataaatttgatttccattgatgatttttgtgtgattttgttgtccgCACACTccactttgtacagaacaaagtattcagagaaaatattttattcattcagattgtgtgtgtgtgacatattgagagagagagagagaataaaatattttgttcTTAACTTTAAAAGTTAAAATGTGTTTGGTTTCTTTAATTCAACAGTGTATGATTGCTAAGTATGTTTTAAGCTGTTTTTTCCTTTGATTGTCAGCTAAGTGTCTGTGGCCCCATATAGCATCTCTAGCTCTAAGACACAGACTGAGACTGCCTTTCTTAATAGGTCAATGTCAAACAAATAAGGGTAGCACAAAAATCATATGTCGCCTAAAGTTTCTTCATTTGTGTTACCGTCCAGTCCATTAGGTGGTTCAGAATGACCTTAAACAATTTGAAACAGTGCAGAACACTGCTGAGGGGTGATCTATCTGATAGATAAGAAGTCCAGAGTCAGTTTCCTGAGCAGGGATTAGCGTAGTTCTGGACTACACAACATTTTGAAGGGGATTTGTCAATGAAAGGAAAACTCCAGCTCCATCAGGCTTAAACCCTGTATGGGAAAccatttgtgtatgtgttttggCTAATACCTGtctgtatttacatatatttactaTAATGagtattatttagaaaaatattttttaatcctTTGATATCATTTGATACAAATTTGGATATATTCTATATAAATGCACCCGGTTACTTCAGCCCTGACCGCCGCTTGTGTGCAGTTTAAACATCGTGCGGTAAGTGGCGCTATAGTCTCACCGCCGACATCGCACTCACAGTAGAAGAAGAGCTACAGGACAGCTTTCACTCTGGTGTTATTTTCGGGTAAATAAAGTGTTTTCTGCTCTACCGTGTTCATCAGCAAGACGCCGGATAATgacacaggcagagagagaacaggagaatgaaaaagacaaggagaaagagcgagaaaaggacaaagaaaaagagcaGCGAGGAGTGAAGAGACCCATTGCTCCTCCTGCCATCCCTGAGCCTCAGCAGGAGGTGAGTTTATGGAGCTTAACTGCACAGAAGCTGCAGTGAGCTCTGTTTAAGTGTAGTTCAGCTCTGAGCTAGAAAAGAGGTAGaatagcttatttatttatttgtttatttagctaTTACGCATTATACTCTTTTCCAAAAAAGGGATTAGCAGGCTTTTTCTGAGAAACTTTAATGTGATCGCCCCTCTCTCCCTGGATAATCTTCTAATCTTCATGGATTAATAATAAATGCTAGAATGAATTACTGTAATTTCCTTCACGGAGGtgaattttcttttcttttgatctacctgtctatctacaCACACTAGTAatctgtttgtggacactccttctcaGGAAGTATgggtattatttatatttactttatCACTGTTAACCCAAGTGCAGTCTAATACTATCACGCAGTATTatatttaggatatttaattaaataatcatTGATAATTGAAATGTATCTATATTGCCCAGGTTTCTAGAGTCAttcatcattttttaaataaagtcaTCTGCTTGTATTTCACCTTAAATCAAACCCTGATTCAAGTCGGTTAACACTCAGTAACACAACATTTACCACTACAACTCTCTCTTGCAGCAAATTCAGACCAACTTTGTTGTGGTCCTCCATCCTGGATCGCAGACTCTCCGAATTGGCCGAGCTACCGATACTCTACCAGTTACTGTTCCACATGTCATCGCCCGAAGACACAAGCAACCCTCTCAGTCCCGCTATGAGGACGCTCGGCTCTTAAGAGAAGGACTAAATGTGAGTTTGAGACTTTTGGGTGATGTTAGCTCCCCTAGTCTGTCCTCTATTAGCtattgtaaaagtaaaaaatcaaAATATCTTGTTGTATTTTGCTGTCTGCACTGTTTTGGACTGTTCCTGTATTTGTGAATATTTAACATAAGCTAGGTTGTAcctaaataataaaatcaaattTAACAAAATATCAGCTTTCTGGGTTTTAGAGATTAAAACTTAATTGCTGTGGTTTTGCTTCTAATGTTGTCTGCCTGTTTCCCAATATAACAACCATCTTTCATGAGCTATCCATTTTCCTCACTTTCCTCTAGAGACCAGAAAGTGGTGAGCAAAGGCAGAATGGCCTTAAAATGGTGGACCAAGCGATTTGGTCCAAGAAGATGTCCAACGGGGCCAGAAGAACTCCAGTTTCTGCTGAACAAGTATGTCTTGTCCATGAATGCTCTTTAGAAGACTTGTTTGTCACCATGCAATGCTGATGGTAGGTGTGTTGGCAGGCTCGAGTGTACAACAGACAGATCCGGCCAGCAGTTTTGGACCCAAACTCAAGATTAAAGTGGACGAATACCACCCATCTGCCAGAGTATTTGGTTGGAGATGAGGTAAAATGTCCCTAAGCTCACATATGGCATGCATTTAAAATGAATGGAATATATTTAAAGTGTCTGTGTCTTTGCTTCTTTACTTCTTTACTGATTTACTGTCAAGGTTGCACATTGCTTATGAACAACTGTTCATCCAGtaaaaaatataatagaaaCTATTGAGTGTACAGTTATTACTAGTCATAATAATATAAGAAAAACTGATTCAGGGGCTAAATCTGAACATCTGCCTTTGTTTCTCTGCCCCTATAGGCTTTGCATGTGAACCCTACAGATTGCTACAGTATTCACTGGCCTATTTGCAGGGGTCAGCTTAACGTCCACAGTGGGCCCGGCGGATCACTAACTGCTGTACTAGCTGACTTGGAGACTATCTGGTCCCATGCCGTTCAGAAACTTCTAGAAATTCCTCTTAAAGACCTTAAGGTATGCTCTCAGACCTATATTACAGTTTGTCATGATGTGTGGGGAGTAATAATGGTGGTTGGTTTGATTGTGTTCCTGTCTTTGGCTTTCAGTATTACAGATGCATCCTTTTGGTTCCAGACATCTACAATAGACAGCATGTGAAAGAAGTGGTCAACATGCTCCTCATTAAGATGGGTTTTTCAGGTAGGAGGCTCATACTACGAAAACCCATTTGTCACAATGCACACTATGAGTCACAAGGACTACATTTAGTCTTCAGAATGACAGTACTATGTTACCTGCATGTATGCCACCTCTTGAATAGACTTTATAAACTGTGATTTGTTTGCAGAAGTATTTCAAAACAATGCATCAGGAATTAGGCAGCTTTGAGGTGAACAATTATGGATTTTTTAATATGCTAGAATGTAATTACGTTAAAGTCTGAAATATGTCCTCATTAAAATCAGTAGtgatcaaataaaaagtaacattAATATTTGCACAATAATTGCAGGAGTTATTGTAGGCTGTTAAAATGGGGTGTAACTGAATCAGAATGAGCAGACTCTAATCTTTAACCTTTAAAAGCTTGTTAGTCTTTCAGTTGAGTATTAAATATAAATGGACAAATGCTAGTGTCCTAGATGACTCAGTGTTGCACTTTTGGACCTGCGGAATGCTTTCTTGTCACAACAGCTGCATGAATTAAGgcatattttatgtaaatattgtCTAGTTGAGGGTAAATTTTGTCGTTTACAAATGATGTACACATGAAAAGCAGCTTGTTTCAGTTTCATACAGTAGTTTTGTCAGACATCAAGTATTACTATGTTATTCAGGGTGTTCTAATTGGACCCTATTTCTACACAGAGCTTTGGTAAATAAGGCTTACTATTTAGATGACATGTT
It includes:
- the selenok gene encoding selenoprotein K — translated: MVYVSNGQVLDSRTQSPWRLSFFSDLFWGVVEFIGLFFQTLVQPDLSKNGNSGSSSRFSDGRGPPGFPSRRRMGRINHGGGPSPPPMGGGGUGR